TGGTGGCGGATCTCCACGCACGAGCCTCAGATAATCCCCGTTTCATCAGGTTACGGGTGCGGGTGAAGGTACGTTTCCACTGTCTCCACAGGATGCACCGGAGTTTGCGGCGTATCCAGCCGTCAAGTTCCTCGAACACACCTTTTACCTCTGCCAACCGGAAATAGTTCAGCCGGCCTCGAATCAACGGCATCAAGTCCTCCTGAATGAACCGGCCAAGGTTGCAGCCTCGACCCTGACGGAATAGTATCCTGAGCTTGGCTTTGAATCGCGCCACACTCTTAGGCGCGACTTTGAGCCGGGGTTGCTTATGATATGTCATGCTGTAACCCAGGAAACTCCTCTTCCAGGAACGGTCCACCGCGCTCTTGTTCCGGTTCACATTGAGCTTGAGACCTCTCTCCAAAAACCGACTGACCGAGGCCAGTACACGCTCGCCGGCACGCTGGGACCGTACATAAATATTACAGTCATCCGCGTATCGACAGAACGCGTGGCCCCGCCTTTCCAGTTCCTTGTCCAGATCATCCAACAGGATGTTGGACAAGAGCGGCGAGAGCGGACCGCCTTGCGGCGTACCTTCAGCGCTCCGGGTAACCAGACCACCATCCATAACTCCCGCCTGAAGGTACCTGCGGACAAGTCCGAGGACCCTCCTGTCTTTGACCCGCCGAGCCACCCGGAACATCAAAATGTCATGGTTCACCCGATCAAAGAACTTCTCCAGATCCATATCAACCACCCAACTACGACCGGAAGCAACATACTCACGGGCATTACGCACCGCATGATGAGCGCTTCGGCCCGGGCGGAATCCATAGCTCGAATCCGAAAAGTATGGATCAAAGACTGGCTGCAAAACCTGATGCAAAGCCTGTTGAATGAGACGATCCAACAGCTCGCCTTTGATGCGCGGCCAGTGCTCGCCTGTGGCTTCCTTCAGATCCCACCTCACGGTGGGCACCCTTGCCGTCCGGCTAGCAGTTCCCCCTGTCGGGACTGCAAAGGACTTACACCTCCAAGTGGGTGCGCCCTGCCGGGCGCACTAAAAAAAGGGGCCCCGTTTCGGAGCCCCTTGCATCCTTTCAAGAATGACGTTTTACACCACTACACTTCATCCCCTTCCCAGGCGCCGTGGTTCTTCCTGGCCCAGGCCTTTGTAACGGTACCCTTGGTCATAGCACGCCACGTTCCGGGCATGCCGACAGTTCCCAGGTACACATGACCCACCATGGCCAGCATGAAGATGATGAATCCAAGGTTGTGGAGGAAGTACATCCACTGTTGAAGCCCTCGGCCCAAGGTAAAGGGAAACCACATGAACAGCCCCGTAACCCCCATGAACAGGCCAAGAAGGAAAACCGCCCAACCGAGCATCTTCTGACCGGCATTGAGTTTGCCGGCGGCAGGTCCATGGAAAGACGGATCCATAAATTCCTTGGCGACGGTTCCCAGAGAATCCTGGCCCGGTGCGGTGTAGTCCTTCATCCACTGGGAGAAGATGATGAAGGTCGTCAGGATGAACACAATCCCGGTGTAATGATGGATACCCCTGGATGTGCCCACCCCGCCGAAAATGCCCGTCAGCCAGAAGAATTTTTGGCTGTAAAGCCCAAGGCCGGTCAGGGCCAACGTGATAAAGGCCAGCATGTTGACCCAGTGGAAGAACCTCTCACCGGAGGTATAGCGCTTGATAAGATGATTAGACATCGCTGTCACCTCCTTCCTCATCGGTTTCCCCGGGCCCAATGGCCACAAAATGGGCAATGGCAGCGAATACTCCCGCCAGGAAGAGTACGACACCAAGAGGCTTCAGAACCGACCGCAGATACGTCGCGGCGGGTAGAGCCGGTTTATCGGGGAGCCCGTAAACCGAAGGTTTATCCTCCAGGAGGAAAACTACGTGGGTGTTCAGAG
This sequence is a window from bacterium BMS3Abin14. Protein-coding genes within it:
- the fdoI gene encoding formate dehydrogenase, cytochrome b556(fdo) subunit; the encoded protein is MSNHLIKRYTSGERFFHWVNMLAFITLALTGLGLYSQKFFWLTGIFGGVGTSRGIHHYTGIVFILTTFIIFSQWMKDYTAPGQDSLGTVAKEFMDPSFHGPAAGKLNAGQKMLGWAVFLLGLFMGVTGLFMWFPFTLGRGLQQWMYFLHNLGFIIFMLAMVGHVYLGTVGMPGTWRAMTKGTVTKAWARKNHGAWEGDEV